The DNA sequence AATGTATAGTTTAGTCGgacatatttgaaaaaaaaaacaacaacaatgtgACAAGCAACAAAGTTCTCACATTATAAAAGAGAAGACACGCACACTTCCCATTTCAAGactatattattaatttagaCCGCGTTCATTGCTGTGCGGCCCTCGGAACAACAATTGTCAATTTAACCCACAAATTGACTCTGAATGAAATGTTGTACACGCAAAGTGGATACAAGGAATCAACTGTTAGCACTTATAATGCAGTGACGCAACCACGTGTTCACCAGCGTCGATTCCACTTCATTCCAACAGTGGACACGTGGTACATACGACGTATTGCTATTTATACGCGTACATATAATTCCGAGTATAAttctgatattatttttttcaacgatgatGATCATCACTTTCGAGAATTATAGCTTTATATTCAGCACACTCATGCTGTCTACAGTCCGTCGAACCGCAAAAGTAGTTGAATGTTTAGATAAGATACTTTTACACACAGTTTGTAGACATATCGTTCCTGTAATTCTTTGGAAGAGTACAAgtagagaaacaaaaaaactaaacgTATCatggcaaaacaaaaaaaaaaaaaaaaaactggtttACTATTgttgcaacttttttttttaaatcaggcTGTGATTTTCACTGGTAACCTCCGCTGATGAaaacataatatatacacttgagaattataaaaaataaatttaaataaattaaaggatatatgatgttttttttttttttttgttatagaTAAACGAATCtataattatatatcataGTTAACTTCATTCCGTTTAATGCTGAGAATGATATTTTCCcgaataacgataaaaatataaataaagaaagttTCACAGACTCATATATTATGCATGGTCCGCCCAATTGCTACAACTGTCACACAAAAATTGCTAACAATTGATCACGACGAAGGAAAAATGTGTACCTGACAGTGTGCAGAATCACTTGTTCaacaatgtttgaaaaataacaaatcagTTGAGGTACTGTGTAAtcagtatatatgtacaacgaTCTTACCCGCAGTATAAATACGAGGTATTATACTAAAATATAATCGTTATCaggagtgaagaaaaatgcgCGAAGGTAGgcagtgtatatatacatatagtaatgCTTCCACAATATTCTATCAGAAAAAATGCataaacattatatatatatatatatatatacacctatgtACACAGCAGCTTTGCCGATGAGAGAAGATAAGATTATTCCCATTCTGCTTGTCATGCTCGACGCGTATATTAGGTACCTCATAAGATGTCGAATTACATGCAAGAACATTTTGACTCTACTTTGACtagttgaagaaaaacaaaatgttttcCAAATAATTTCTAGTAATTGCTTCAATGAGAACGAAATGTTGCTTCCTGAAATCAATATCGCCACCTCATGTTTCCAAGAGCTTAACGATACGTACGATGTGCTGGAGATTAATGAGGTGGATTTTATGATATCCGAATGAGATTTCGATATCACAGATCTGTGCAGTGGATCAATTTATATGCAACTCTTTTGACAGTTGTTGTTGTCATTAGCAGATTACGCGATACTTGCCATtactacatatataatatttacgaaTAGCAGTAAATGAAGTTGAATTCTGTCCCCATTTACCCCCAATAAGCTACCCTATCGCATCACGGAGAGAGTATGAAAGCCAGTTATATCGAATTACGTCTACTCCAATTTTTTAAAGCGAAATTATAGTCGTTACGATGCCAATCGCGTTGACAAACTATCAGTTTTTGGACGCGATTCCTATCATTAGAATGTGTATAGTCCGAAACACAAAGGAAGCATATTATTGTGATGATTCACGTTAGAGTTAAAATGAACAGTATGATCGTAAGCCTGGACCCTGATTCActccaattattatcattcgtACTGTATTCGAGCAAGCCAGCGTACTTGTTGTTCATGATTTGGACGCGCATTCACCAATCAGTTCATCTTTTCGATTGCAGCAATGTGTgtctgataaaaataatttctcttaCCGTTCTGATCAATGTATCTGATTAAGTGATTCAGAGattgaggaaaaattgttgaaaacctGTTACACTGACGTTTTTTCTGGTAtttagtgaaattattttttaaataaaggaTTAACGAACTACAATTGTTTACTCCAAAAAGCAAATTGCATCCACAATTGAATATTATACAGTATGTGTAtttcgtattatatgtattttgaaatattatctatgataaaggtaaaaaattaaatgtataTACAGATGACCGGCGAGGTTCTCATTATAAATGATCAGGACTGTGATATTTCGTTGATACACTCAACAGAGGATCTATTTTatcatcaagttttttgatcTGAACTTTGATGTTGCATTTTATATAAACCTTGGAAAACCGAGTAATCCTGGGGATGTTTGATATCAGTTATGATATTGCTGTACATAAATAACGGGacaagataaaattttgtgtaaATACGTGACACTGCAAAGTTATCAACACCATAtctatataaaaaatgattaaccAGTATTGCGTCGACTGCAAACCGTTGGGAAGTATTTTTACGATTTGCAGGTAGGTATAAGACAAGTAACAATCGATAAgaaaaatgtacatatatatgtgtgtgtatatatatatatatatatatatatatatatatatatatatatatatatatatatgtgtgtgtgtgtgtatgcaaCTCACCGCACCTTCGCACAAACaccgtataattaattaatagtcTCGGCACTCCAGCAGCTGAATAAAATCGCTATATCCGAAGAAGTTGGATAAAAACATAAAGAGGGACGTCATACAAGAAACAGTAACACTATATTATACCCTGCACAGTTAACTTTAATGGAACAATACACGTTCGGCACATTATGTATTGTGTTATACGGTTTTACTGTGAACTTGAGGAGAAAATCTTCAGGATTGTACCGTTATTTacgaatatatgtacatatatacctatatatttgaACTAGGGTGTAGGAATCAGGCAGATGAATATAGGCATATGGTTGTAACGCAATCCcgatctcaaaatttttcaaccactgAACTGAACTTTGAAGGTTTTCTCTCACTTACGTGCGCTGGGTTTTAATCTGCAGTGTGCTGAACGTTTCGCAATTCATCAACGATTATGGATAACTTTTTATACTATTATTGCGTAACCGCAAATGTTGTGTATTGAGCACAGATGTTCTTATAATTCCGTATAACTCGCTGCACGCTTGAATAATTATCACGAGTTCGTAACAGCCGCGGCAAGCCGCTCGTTCGCTGGCTGTTCGGCGACTAACAATCATGAGTGCATTGACTATCGTTACCATTCGAAACTGACAGTAAGGAGGGATAGCTGTCAGTgaatgtaggtaggtaccgtACGCAAAGGTGCCGTATATGGATTATGTTAAAATCCGTGTTTCTGCAGGCGCCtctggaaattcaaattttcgttgCAGAGTGTAGTGTAATTATAGGCAAACAATTAACGCATCTAGACTAtgattatgaataaaatatctttaATATTTCCTCAGAAAATCATCACTCTGTGTACCCAAATTTATTATAGCTCATATGCGGTATTTTTGCAGAATTAATTACTGCATGGTTTTCGTATATGTCGGTTTTGAGATTTCGATATACTCTCTGTTTAACAGTGCGATTGTTGTGAGAGGTAATGAGTATTGAATTGAACGATTGACGTGTACACACCGAACCGATAAATTATATCTGTGGGACTTGAATGATTAcagaataagataaaaatctttcaagtTATATGTGCAGTGTGTCGCCCGTTGCGCTGTCAATAATTTCGAATGaatcaaattaaaatgaattacCATCATctaattcattgaaaaatcaacCCTTTTCCCGTTTTTGTCATTCGACGATTTACGATTACTTATACATACAGGCTGCTAACACATAATGAGACCAGGTGATGATCATACGTcactttaataaataaaaaagtaaaaaatcaattgccaTGCACTTCAGATAGATTTCAAAGGACACGTACGCAACCAACAATTTAAGCTTCGGTTTTCCTTTGTGTTAATCGATAGTCAGAATCTATGGAGTTTCCCTTTTCGTATACAGGAAATGAAAAAGGCTTTATATTTACATTCATTTTCCGGCAATTATCTGTTTCTGTGTGAGGCCTACATCGCGACTGtgtttatacaatataaaacCTATCTATGATTCGATGCGATAAAGTTTCGCCGCAGAGTGTTCGCACGtatatgaatatgaatataGAAGTAGGTATAACAGTGCAAATGTAAGTTGATGAAATTACGACTATTTCACGGTTTGTAATGTTGATGCAAAGTAGTCAAGGTCGCaacgaataaacaaataaaattactaAATCAAACATGTTCAGCTATTTTAGGAGTAAGTAATCATGTTTGCGTCATCACTCACATTATGTCAGGAACAAGTATAATTTAGTAACTGCTCTGCCGATCTCTTACTGACACGAGTTAGTTCAAAAAGACAATTCTACTAGGAGTGTAAAAAAAGATCCCGTTAGTCCTCGGACCGTTGAGAATGACTTGCGATTATTGCCAACGAACGGGACATTCCCTTCTTGCGATTTTCTCTGAACAACTGGGCTTGTTTGCAGTTGTGTGTGTATCAACAGTCCTGACAACGAAAGAAGCCCCCGAATTCACGAACGTATGTTAAACGTTTGGAAAACGGgagagtttgctcggtcggtaagggtagtaGTACTACACGACCTTAATATATAACGGCCCGTTATAATCTTCtgttttcattgttattatccTATGAAATGTATACCCAGCGAAAATTTAACAGTAAACCATAATAACAACAGAAGATTATAACAGGCAGTTTTAGGTATATTAATACGCTCGCTAAACGTGTTAATTTGACAgtcaacaacaataacaaagtCTTGTAAATAATAGATGATTCTTTTAAGCTGCGACACGACATTTATGCAAAAATCTGCCGTTATTATACACCTTATACAGTATATAAGCGTACAATACATGGAATTTACCGTGCAAAATGCAAAATTCGTGCGCATAAACAATGATGTATGATTATGTAAACGTAGGTATgaggtatagatatataattcTCAGAAAACGTGGTTCTTATGAAGATCAGGTAGAACTGCCATTCACGTGCTCAGCGCCAAGGACAAGAGAAGAAAGCAATCCAACAGTAGTATCTTCGCTTATAGTCATACAACCAAGCTTtggatatgtatgtacgtgtaagTATATGCCAAATGTCGAGACATACTGTAGTTTACGAATGACGTAAAGTATACGTTGgtataatacatttttatttctactagGGTCAACTAAGGATGTGGGGGATTCAccgaaatatttgatattgttGAGTTCACATACTTGgagagaataattaatttccgttCTAAAATATACagtattattatgtatatgtatatgttcgCCTGAAATACAGAAGTATTGATTTTTctgttctattttttttttagtcatatCACTGTTCATGTATACTTTTGCATCATGTTCTTAGACTTATAGCCACACTTTTCCTACGAAGTATATACTTGCACCCATTCCAGCTAGTACAGAATGTGTGAAAAatgctgaataaaaattgtctgtttttcgtaggtgaaataatttattataatatataaacaatGATTATCGTAAtactttcttgtattttttacatGTTAATAAATACAAATCGCTATTTATAATTCAACTGTATAGAACCCTTGATTAAGGATATTATACATGTGAGTCTCTGCTAGTTGACGGAATGctgatgataatattaaaaaagtaatattaaaatacataatacattAGTACCAAATATCCATGAAAAACATAGAGATAATACTATAAGATTTCAAAATCCTGATGGAAATATTTTGTCGACATTTTTCTCATGTCTtttttaaaagaagaaaaatatttaccgatAGAGTTACTCCGAAAAATAAGTAAACATTCGGAACAAAAGTATTGTGTGAGAAAGTGCATAGCTAGAAGCAGCCATCAAACAAGTGATTAGTCTAATAACGTGTAACATTTGACAATCACATCGATACAAAAGAGATTCATTTATAGTTACATTAATCAAgtcattattactttttcataCAAGCAATTAATgccattattatatattatataaataccgGTTGCATCAATAAGACCACAATATTGTTATCACATGATGCAAAAATGTGTGAGCTGGATTTTATACATTCGTGATCTACTTTTCGcggaattttgtattttgctAACTGAAATACAGagattgatatttttgtttgCATTTTCTTTAGTTGAAAGTTCAGATCCTAAGTGGGTTTGCTGCTGGCTGTAATTAGTGAGCTGTAATATGTTGTGGATATCCGTATTGTTAGAACAAAAGTACTAATACTGACaataaactgttttttcaattttgaggaCTGCTGAACAAAAATGTTAACAATTCCGGCTGACTAAGGTTGCTTCGGTATTTTTGAACCATGTCTTGGACCTTCAATCGTCTGCGAACATGCGGTGGGTGATAGCTGAAAGAATACGTAATTAAAAACTCATTATGCAACTTCTTTtcttgaagtttgaaaaaatgtaactaaTTCTTTCTCTTCACTGTAGACTCAAAAGAATGGTGTAAAAATGCGAACTGCGTGTATTAGTTCTATAAAGCTTGAATATGGAGCACTTTTTAGATATGTAGTATATACCATAAATAACACAGGTccgcaaaaacaaaaaaagttgtGGTGCTGGGGGTAGGACTGTATTtttcttgtatatttttttccgctGAAcatgaatctgaaatcaaaattggGGGTCCAtgtgaagaattaaaaaaaaaaactcataaaaacCATGTTTTAGTACAAATACCATTAGAAACCTGCTACTATGCTGGCTTCGATACCACCAAATGTTGATGGAACGAATCATTCTACACATCCCATGAAAGGGGAGTTGTCATCGTAGTCGAAAAACTCCGTGTTAACATATTTCTGACGGTATTTGTACCGAtcgtgtgcaaaaaaaaaacacaaacatgTTTTTAACCATGCATGACCTTGGAACGGCCCCGTACGATggaaaaatacatatttgtaGAGTACTGGTGCATGTTACagagagaaacaaacgaaaaaacttTAGATGCAAGAaccaaaggaaaaaattgctaaaacatggttttttttcaagatttttcacatCAACCCCCAATTCTGACTTTAGATCCGTGTTcagtgggaaaaaaatattcaagaaaaataaagttcgACCCCCAGCACATACaacttttttatctttttggACCTGTGTAATTAATAGCTAGATAATGACATGCCAGAAAAATACGTTATTTTCGTTGAAGCAAAAACTTTTCTACTAGCATTGTTAATCGATGTACTTtgaggaatatatatatacttatatatatacttattccAAATTATCTCTTAACTAAAATTTCAACGGTTATCTGTGTACTCAATTCtcgaaaaaaacttacctATCATTGTCCAGCCGTCTTCGACGTCCCATATTTAAAGCAGTTTGTCTGACTAATGTGCCCAATACCCGTCGAGACAGCACCATGCCGTCAACCAATGGAGTAGCTAAATTTATTCTAGATACAGGGCCTTGTAATCTTACTCTCATCAAGCCACTCGACagtgaatgtaaaaaaatgactTGCACGTCAGAAGGCCTTACACCATTGGAATGCTCGAGACCAGTATGAGTGCAAGATAGAAGGTCAGCTGCAGTAAGTGTTCAAATTGTTATTGATTAACTGTACATTTATAACAATCCATAAAAATGGGTGACGGACACATACATTCAATAGTAGTTAATAATTGAAAGGTTAATAAACTAGTGGATTTACTTTGATCGAATGTTCAGCTCAAGGGTCTATTTTCACCTCACAATAactatttaaaattgaatagaaattgCTTTTTGATGTAATGAGCGGACGTAGATTTATTGATTGCTTACCAATTGGAAATTGCAAGTGATCTTCTAAGCTTTCTAGCCAAACAACTAATATTCTTGTATCAGTTTGCATAGGGAGACTGTGCTTTGTGCTTCTTCTAGGTTTAATTGGATCCCCACTTGATGTGCTAGATGGACCAGAGCCTGGTAAACTGGGAGGCTGCTTGTCAAGGTCTAGCGACATAGTTCGAGAACTTTGACTCCCTGACTGATTAATCGAATACGACCGGGTTCCAGCACTTTCACTAATGCTTCGCTCGAACCAAGCTAGAATGGAAATTTTCTCCATAAATAGAAATATCGAATTTGGTAAAGCAGGACTGAAACTAGAAGAACGAAATTACACcaatcaaaaaaatatcggcctagctaaaacttgtttgaaacaatttttgagaattacgACTGACTATGTACATATTTCTCACATTATCgcttaaaaatttggagagtATCATTGTGGTGCTACAATTAAACTAAGAAAGTAAATAATCCGAGTCATGCCCATTTGCATTACCTTGGCCACTGCTTATATCGCTATTATAATTAGACTCATCAATGGAGTCAGAGCTCATGTTTCCCATCAAATGTGTTGGCACTAGAAATGCCACTTCTGAGCTCACGTCAGCCCAGTATAAAATATGCGTATCGCCATTATACAAAGCACCCCCATGATCGCTATGAGCCGGTTGAGGTACAGTAACTGGAATTGTAGCTCGCCACGATGTGGAAACATGTCCTGTCCATCCTGCATGAGATGATACTGAGACTGGCCAACCAAGTGAACTCAGGAACTCCAAAAAATGTGGAGATACACTCGTTTCATGCAGCTGTTGCgtataatttatcgaaaaaaagagatGATATCAGTTTTAGATGCAGGTACAAAAATCAGTCGCTGAAGTAGTTATTTGTCTCCGATGATGAGTTCAAGTGGACAGGAATCGAACTCACCACATTGGAGAGTATTTCTTCGGCAGATTTTTGGCCAGCTCGAACGTAAAATATGTGTACTGTGTCGCACGTTCTCGGGCTTGTGTGATCCAAACTTTCCAAGTCTGTACAGAACCCAGGCATTGATGGATCCAAAGCTGTGAGCCCGCTCGTAGTAGaattttcgttgtcattttTGTCTAAATTCAAGAATCCAAAATGGCTGAGAAACAATCTGGCTGTTTGAAATTcgtgacaaatttttggcGGGGTACATTCTTCAATCTTGTCATCTGCGTTTCGAGCCAAATCATTACTGGACTTTGATTCCAGATTGATTTGTCTCTCCAGTAATTGTGACAAAAGATGATGCTCGTTTTTCACTGTATCATTATCGTTCATTACGGCATCCAAGCTTGGTATCGACTCATCCCTATTAAACCCACAATCAAGAATACCAATAATTAACACGATACCAAATCAACAGCCTGAGACCTTGTTTAATGATCTGAACAACTGTTACTGCATGTCAATATCTACTTACACCCTACAATGTGGAATGCGATCAACATTATCAGGGAAAAATCTCGGCTTATAATCTGGTCTTGGTGCAGCCTCGGCCAACGGCAATGGGCGCCCAGGATTTGTGTTCATACTTCTCACACTGGATTTGTGCCTGGGTAAATGTCTAAGTTGCATTGTCCACGCATGTCGACCAAACGGACCTCTTATCAACACTGTAACAGTAGGTTGTGGATCCTGATCATTGCCTAATGGCTCTTCGAGCAGAGCTAGCATCGTGGCATTTTCAGCTACAAAGTAACGGAATCGTTCAACCGCAGCTTGTCGAGCTACGCGGCCACCCGTCCAGCTGTTACAGTGACGAAGTAGCAAAACTTCGTCAAGGAGGGAAGAAAGAGATTGCGCTCCACAGGCACTTGGAAAATATCCTACCTGATTGtagaattattgaaattaaaatctttAACTAACATGTGACCGTTGGTTTCTAAATTTCGTTCTAAGAAGCATTTACCTGTTCTAATATAATTGTCAGGAGTGCATCAGCTGCGTCTCTAACGCGCATCGATGCTGGTTTTAATtccttttcatctttcattttAATTGGCTCTCCTGGCTTTCCGACACTCTTGGTACCAGACACACCTAATTCAACTACTTCCAAAACTGTTGTAAGACAATCCTTGTCCTGGAAATGTTTTTCGTTATTAGTAACCAATTCAGCTGGCATAAATAAGAAACCATTCAAACGTCTTGGTTGGCTTGTACAAACTTGTAATAACTGTGGATGAGCAGATAACCATGTGGTGAGACAAGTGAACGCTGCGACGATAGATGAATGCAAGTCCTTAGAATGAGCTGGTGGTGGTCGCCAACATTGGTAAGTGATATAATCACACAGCCATTTTACTGCCCGTTTACACTCGAGAGCATCTATGAGAATATTTTGTTATGAGGTCTTAAACAccttattcaaattatttctagAACATTCTTTATACtatgatattttcaatatttccaaTATTGCTAATAagaccagaattttttttactgaagaaagaaaagagcgTGATGCCAACTAATTGCTCTTTGGGCATTACACAAAACATAATTGTAAGTCCAACCTGTTAGCTTCCGAGCTGCTTGACACACGTAACGTTGATTTGATTAGTCATGATGTTTTAATACAAAACAATCATAAATCTCTTGTTACAGTACAACATAGAATAAACTGAAATATTTACCTGTCTCTCGAATATGCGTCCTTGCTAAACCTGCTAGCAATTCTAATGCTGCTAATGAAATGTTCAAGTCTGTCTTCCACGATGATATTAATCTGTGACATACCAAGTATGTGGCTCTTACAAAAAGAGCGTGTGCAGAATCTGTAACAAAATTAGAATACGAATTTAGCTTGAAAGTTCCTTCGATAAATGTTTTGCATGGATGTGGGTGATAAACGGTCAAATATGTTTACAACTGGTGATATTAACGTCACGATTAAATTACGTTTTGTAAAATCAGTGAGTGCACATCAATTCAGTGCTGCAGtacagaaataattataagtatTTACCAAAGGCAGAGTTTTCCTCTTGAAGTGTGACAATATCAGAGCCATCTCCAAGTGAACGTAGATCACTGGAAATGCTTACTTGACTTGTTGAATCACTGGCAACTATCAAGCAGGTGATGATGGTACAATGGTGAATGCGCAACGGAACACAAc is a window from the Diprion similis isolate iyDipSimi1 chromosome 6, iyDipSimi1.1, whole genome shotgun sequence genome containing:
- the LOC124407473 gene encoding ral GTPase-activating protein subunit beta isoform X1 → MNLGVFNRVNLKDSGGGMYSEWASLSTLVQNGSEDSQSVLKKFHPVAGREVALSIVRQLATNLGITQAAEHSPLTTDREVQWCMEVICFGLSLPLAEHDTVRDCVNVYCEWLSALYSSPKISVPRPIVEDPNFYARKIISHFHNLFVPRKGEVWPFLYQDLGADTINRQAVLCHRVLRTLQQVARGPATLERETWESLLLFLIGINDALLAPPAVREDAGEQLCERVLGVLLEVWLVACERNFPSPPLWRTLRESCLRWRHRLALVEQWNRVCLALTAKLLQVMYGPMFPELKISDEDAHLVPPTMSDEAVAQSWYRLLRTVGDPVDLCRPAVVSQTQAFLQYAIASQNVVDPCQHPCLQGLPHIFLKAIKGIAGQVDAFLGVSQACCWEECCITSVTSASGGGGGVAGDKAGGKDQPQPSPTPPTQRRLAKSFSVTPSAVTKGIPKASLIGLTTSRISSNPPASTPNSGPSSTSSITSVTSLGQDIRPPLAPGRPKCNSILHLFGEWLFEAAFIGTDGWSQNLPQPSGASKRPSSVLVDGPSSLQETTSEIPPSLGIDRYESGRAEAMGALCRIFCAKKTGEEILPVYLARFYQAMYHGLKINETRECGETLASILLNSADLFRLDLDGVQVLVPAVISALEIVLPEKELKLKSNAVSRIELRRASIHLLISMLTLPLNLQNLPIKELPSLTTIINQEKNPVTFVQLKPRLMNLLINALQVESDPLNTHMLLGGLMLSVQDSAAAEEVEQVTQPDTITSDTSTNLLSSGCVPLRIHHCTIITCLIVASDSTSQVSISSDLRSLGDGSDIVTLQEENSAFGKYLDSAHALFVRATYLVCHRLISSWKTDLNISLAALELLAGLARTHIRETARKLTDALECKRAVKWLCDYITYQCWRPPPAHSKDLHSSIVAAFTCLTTWLSAHPQLLQDKDCLTTVLEVVELGVSGTKSVGKPGEPIKMKDEKELKPASMRVRDAADALLTIILEQVGYFPSACGAQSLSSLLDEVLLLRHCNSWTGGRVARQAAVERFRYFVAENATMLALLEEPLGNDQDPQPTVTVLIRGPFGRHAWTMQLRHLPRHKSSVRSMNTNPGRPLPLAEAAPRPDYKPRFFPDNVDRIPHCRVDESIPSLDAVMNDNDTVKNEHHLLSQLLERQINLESKSSNDLARNADDKIEECTPPKICHEFQTARLFLSHFGFLNLDKNDNENSTTSGLTALDPSMPGFCTDLESLDHTSPRTCDTVHIFYVRAGQKSAEEILSNVLHETSVSPHFLEFLSSLGWPVSVSSHAGWTGHVSTSWRATIPVTVPQPAHSDHGGALYNGDTHILYWADVSSEVAFLVPTHLMGNMSSDSIDESNYNSDISSGQAWFERSISESAGTRSYSINQSGSQSSRTMSLDLDKQPPSLPGSGPSSTSSGDPIKPRRSTKHSLPMQTDTRILVVWLESLEDHLQFPIADLLSCTHTGLEHSNGVRPSDVQVIFLHSLSSGLMRVRLQGPVSRINLATPLVDGMVLSRRVLGTLVRQTALNMGRRRRLDNDSYHPPHVRRRLKVQDMVQKYRSNLSQPELLTFLFSSPQN
- the LOC124407473 gene encoding ral GTPase-activating protein subunit beta isoform X6, which gives rise to MYSEWASLSTLVQNGSEDSQSVLKKFHPVAGREVALSIVRQLATNLGITQAAEHSPLTTDREVQWCMEVICFGLSLPLAEHDTVRDCVNVYCEWLSALYSSPKISVPRPIVEDPNFYARKIISHFHNLFVPRKGEVWPFLYQDLGADTINRQAVLCHRVLRTLQQVARGPATLERETWESLLLFLIGINDALLAPPAVREDAGEQLCERVLGVLLEVWLVACERNFPSPPLWRTLRESCLRWRHRLALVEQWNRVCLALTAKLLQVMYGPMFPELKISDEDAHLVPPTMSDEAVAQSWYRLLRTVGDPVDLCRPAVVSQTQAFLQYAIASQNVVDPCQHPCLQGLPHIFLKAIKGIAGQVDAFLGVSQACCWEECCITSVTSASGGGGGVAGDKAGGKDQPQPSPTPPTQRRLAKSFSVTPSAVTKGIPKASLIGLTTSRISSNPPASTPNSGPSSTSSITSVTSLGQDIRPPLAPGRPKCNSILHLFGEWLFEAAFIGTDGWSQNLPQPSGASKRPSSVLVDGPSSLQETTSEIPPSLGIDRYESGRAEAMGALCRIFCAKKTGEEILPVYLARFYQAMYHGLKINETRECGETLASILLNSADLFRLDLDGVQVLVPAVISALEIVLPEKELKLKSNAVSRIELRRASIHLLISMLTLPLNLQNLPIKELPSLTTIINQEKNPVTFVQLKPRLMNLLINALQVESDPLNTHMLLGGLMLSVQDSAAAEEVEQVTQPDTITSDTSTNLLSSGCVPLRIHHCTIITCLIVASDSTSQVSISSDLRSLGDGSDIVTLQEENSAFGKYLDSAHALFVRATYLVCHRLISSWKTDLNISLAALELLAGLARTHIRETARKLTDALECKRAVKWLCDYITYQCWRPPPAHSKDLHSSIVAAFTCLTTWLSAHPQLLQDKDCLTTVLEVVELGVSGTKSVGKPGEPIKMKDEKELKPASMRVRDAADALLTIILEQVGYFPSACGAQSLSSLLDEVLLLRHCNSWTGGRVARQAAVERFRYFVAENATMLALLEEPLGNDQDPQPTVTVLIRGPFGRHAWTMQLRHLPRHKSSVRSMNTNPGRPLPLAEAAPRPDYKPRFFPDNVDRIPHCRVDESIPSLDAVMNDNDTVKNEHHLLSQLLERQINLESKSSNDLARNADDKIEECTPPKICHEFQTARLFLSHFGFLNLDKNDNENSTTSGLTALDPSMPGFCTDLESLDHTSPRTCDTVHIFYVRAGQKSAEEILSNVLHETSVSPHFLEFLSSLGWPVSVSSHAGWTGHVSTSWRATIPVTVPQPAHSDHGGALYNGDTHILYWADVSSEVAFLVPTHLMGNMSSDSIDESNYNSDISSGQAWFERSISESAGTRSYSINQSGSQSSRTMSLDLDKQPPSLPGSGPSSTSSGDPIKPRRSTKHSLPMQTDTRILVVWLESLEDHLQFPIADLLSCTHTGLEHSNGVRPSDVQVIFLHSLSSGLMRVRLQGPVSRINLATPLVDGMVLSRRVLGTLVRQTALNMGRRRRLDNDSYHPPHVRRRLKVQDMVQKYRSNLSQPELLTFLFSSPQN